Below is a window of Oncorhynchus clarkii lewisi isolate Uvic-CL-2024 chromosome 19, UVic_Ocla_1.0, whole genome shotgun sequence DNA.
ttgatgtcttcactattattttaccatttagaaaatagtacaaaataaagaaaaacccttgaattagtaggtgtgtccaaactggtcTGAATCTAAACTCTGACTTCTCTCTACCCTATGACCACTGAAGGTGTGAACATTGGCGGAGCAGGGTCCTATGTGTATGAAGCCCCCGTCAGCAATAACCTAGCCTCTACTGACTTGAACGCCCCCCCCAAGCCTGCTGAGGAGAAGAAAGTGTTTGCACCCAGGGCACCTGTCAAAGGTacatgctagtgtgtgtgtgtgcacgttctTTCAcgcatgcatgtgtatgtgtccaCATATGTAACTGAAGACATGGGAAAAGTTGTGAAATAGTGAAAGTAGCTGCCTACAGATCTGAGTTTGATAGAAAGGGGAAGTAGACTTGGTCTTCCTGCTGACTCAGTGATGAGACCTACTATACAGGCCAGGCTCACACCAGGGATGGTCCCAGTGGACTTTCTCAAGCTGTTCACACTGCATTTTCCCACAGTTGCAGACCAGAGGCtatactactgtgtgtgtgtgtgtgtgtgtgtgtgtgtagctatcTGCTGGTGAACTCTCTTTCTGACTCTTCTGTTTCTTTACAGCTTCCAGCATCACCACCTTCTCTGGTGAGGCCAACCTGTGTCCCAGGTGCAGCAAGAAGGTCTACTTTGGTAAGTAGCCATGGCACACTACCAGGCTCAGAATAAACTGTTAGGTGTTAGATTACAACTGGACCTGTCGTGCAGTTGCCATGGTGACGTGTCCTCCTGTGTGTCTTTTCCTTTTGAATGACATTTGAGCATTTCCGACACACCTGCCGCTGAGGTCATTGACTTCtaagttattgtgtgtgtgtatggcagcTGAGAAGGTGACGTCCCTGGGGAAGGACTGGCATCGGCCCTGTCTCCGCTGTGAGAGGTGCAGCAAGACCCTGGCCGCCGGCAGCCACGCAGAGgtaggagagatgaggggagggagaaagggatgaggAGGGGTGTGAAAGAGGCAGGAAATTTAAACAGGAAGGGGCCAGCTGCAAAAAAACTATCAATGTTCAAGGGAATCCGTCTGAGCAAGGCACAACACAGAATCACTGAACTACGAATCATCTTGGATCCTAAATAACTGCTCATTATGTTATCAAGATTAGGGAGTCTACACAGCACCTTGCTCAAGCTGGCACCTGAATGGCATAAATGCGTCATAATTAGGATGTTCTGAATGAATACATGGTATGATTGCACATTTTCATACAGTGTCTTTTGTGTTATAACAGCATAATGGCCAGCCATACTGCCACAAGCCATGCTATGCTTGTCTCTTTGGACCCAAAGGTAGGTGCTTGTCTTTACTCAACCACTAGGTGGTACTGTTGTCCATAAATATTAGCTATACTTTAACAATAGCCTATGCTGGGTGTTATAGCTGTTAAAATAAACTACTTATATTGCACTTCCTACATAAAAGTGACACAAAACCACCAAAATAAAATAAGTGATTTGTTATACTGTAACACATTCTCAGCATTTGATACTGATGcctgtttgtctgtgatgttcTTGTGTCTCCAGGAGTGAACACTGGAGGTGTTGGCAGCTACATCTATGAGAAGGAGGTCAGCACAGAGACCCAGCCCTGAGCTACTGCAGTCTGTCCCGTCCCCAGCCTCAACCTAAGCTCTCCAATACTAATACCTCAATCCAACACAGTATTATTAACACTAGGCTTTAGCCCCTATAGCTCCTTCTATAAGCAGCCCTGAGAGACCCAAGGCCTCTCTTCCAGCTCCTCCCATTTAACCCCTGACCCCAAATATTTCACCACCTGGCCCAGCCCACCTCAACCTCCTAGCACTGCAGTCCTCTAATAtacactaatatatatatacactaatatacatatacactgaccaaaagtatgtggacacctgtttgtcgatttcaaaatcatgggcattaatatggagttggtccctcctttgctgccacagcagcccccactcttctgggaaggctttccactagatgttggaacattgctgcagggacttgcttccattcagccacaaaagtattagtgaggtcgggcactgatgttgggcgattaggcctggctcgcagtctgtgttccaattcatcccaaaggtgtttgatggggtcaggactctgtgcaggccagtcaagttattttACACCgacctcgacaaaccatttctgtacggacctcgctttgtgcacgggggcattgtcatgctgaaacaggcaagggccttccccaaactgttgccacaaagttggaagcacagaatcgtatgCAATGAATGTTAtagtatgctgtagcgttaagattccccttcactgaaactaaggggcctagtccgaatCATCAAAAACATTGGGGCTTTCTCCTGGCATTCGTCCGTTGGGACTgcaagatggtgaagcatgattcatcactccagaaaacgcgtttccactgctccagagcccaatggcggcgagctttacaccactccagctgatgcttggcattgcacatggtgattttaggcttgtgtgcggctgctctgccatggaaacccatttcatgaagctcctgatgaacagttattgtgctgacgttgcttccagaggcagtttggaactcagtagtgagtgttgaaaatgaggacagactatttttacacaCTTCAGCtttcggcggtcctgttctgtgaactTATGTGACCTACCGCTTGTTGCTCCTCaacgtttccactttacaataacagcacttacagttgaatggggcagctctagcagggcagaaatgtgacgatTTGACTTgtaggaaaggtggcatcctatgacggtgccacgttgaaagtcactgaggtctccaatatttgtctatggagagtgcatggctgtgtgctcgattgtatacaccggtcagcaatgggtgtggctgaaatagtcacatccactaatttgaaggcgtgaccacatacttttgtatatatagtgtagcttgACGCTTCCCAAACACTTtattaaattatattttatttacgCTTCAAAAAGAAAAAATAATTTATGGAACACAATTTAGCCCTGAGTGGGTTCTTCATATTACTGTATGGAGCTACCATTCTCTCTCCCCACTGAAATATAAGTTCTTCACCTTTTATGAGTTCATGATTAGTTTATGtcatgtttatgtatat
It encodes the following:
- the LOC139374998 gene encoding cysteine-rich protein 2; amino-acid sequence: MASKCPKCDKTVYFAEKVSSLGKDWHKFCLKCGRCNKTLNAGGHAEHDGKPFCHKPCYAALFGPKGVNIGGAGSYVYEAPVSNNLASTDLNAPPKPAEEKKVFAPRAPVKASSITTFSGEANLCPRCSKKVYFAEKVTSLGKDWHRPCLRCERCSKTLAAGSHAEHNGQPYCHKPCYACLFGPKGVNTGGVGSYIYEKEVSTETQP